The following are encoded together in the Bacteroidales bacterium MB20-C3-3 genome:
- a CDS encoding NAD(P)H-binding protein → MKAIVIGATGLTGGKLVRELLEDNRFEEVIVFQRRESEMRHPKLKIFVLNNMNPFEIRKEIKGDLLFNAMGTTLKKAGSKKEQQRIDRDIPVAFAKVASANGVKLMINISSIGASHQGGFYLKTKAEMEDGTSEAMGGSVLHFRPSLLMGKRDSSDFRIAESVSAWIMRIISPIMIGSLSKYRGMDTDILARAMIQASVNKGNLQSIFYYNDIVKIAKLYQRLIAEQKNLSGV, encoded by the coding sequence ATGAAAGCAATAGTTATAGGAGCAACCGGACTTACCGGCGGGAAATTAGTCAGAGAGCTCCTCGAAGACAATAGATTTGAAGAGGTTATCGTTTTTCAAAGAAGAGAGAGCGAAATGAGACACCCTAAGCTTAAAATCTTCGTATTAAATAATATGAATCCTTTTGAAATCAGGAAAGAGATTAAAGGAGATCTACTCTTTAATGCTATGGGAACCACTTTAAAAAAGGCAGGCAGTAAAAAGGAGCAGCAACGGATTGACAGAGACATACCTGTTGCCTTCGCAAAAGTCGCATCTGCAAACGGTGTTAAGCTGATGATAAATATCTCAAGTATAGGAGCATCCCATCAAGGAGGCTTCTATCTGAAAACAAAGGCGGAGATGGAGGATGGAACATCTGAGGCAATGGGAGGGAGTGTTTTGCACTTCAGACCATCTCTCTTAATGGGAAAAAGGGACTCTTCAGATTTTAGGATTGCGGAAAGTGTTTCAGCCTGGATAATGAGAATTATCTCTCCAATTATGATTGGGTCTCTCTCAAAATACAGAGGAATGGATACAGATATCCTTGCGAGGGCAATGATTCAAGCTTCAGTAAATAAAGGAAATCTTCAAAGTATATTTTATTATAACGATATCGTAAAAATAGCAAAACTGTATCAGAGACTAATTGCTGAACAAAAAAACCTGTCAGGCGTTTGA
- a CDS encoding fructosamine kinase family protein has protein sequence MAHTKTGPAGDSFKCEANGLRELAKADALPVAKVISYGPNFITTEFISTTKPTPDFFINFGRGLARLHKFKHSEYGFYENNFIGATPQFNIPSENERFDWSQFFFNKRLLPQYLLLEENGLLTKRVKTGFANLERRAGILLSGVDSEGASLLHGDLWSGNYICNTRDEAVLIDPAVYYGHREADLAMTRLFGYFPPDFYNAYNSEYPLLDGWQERERVYQLYHLMNHLNLFGTGYLGEVERLISSV, from the coding sequence ATGGCGCATACAAAGACAGGACCTGCAGGAGATTCATTCAAATGCGAAGCAAACGGACTCAGAGAGCTTGCTAAGGCGGATGCGTTGCCTGTTGCCAAGGTTATCTCGTATGGGCCAAATTTTATTACAACTGAATTTATATCAACCACAAAACCAACCCCTGATTTCTTTATTAATTTTGGAAGAGGGCTGGCCAGGCTTCATAAATTCAAACACTCTGAATATGGATTTTATGAGAACAACTTCATAGGAGCCACACCTCAATTTAATATCCCTTCAGAAAATGAGAGGTTTGACTGGAGTCAGTTTTTCTTTAATAAAAGGCTGTTGCCCCAGTATCTTTTACTGGAGGAGAATGGTCTGTTAACTAAGCGAGTAAAAACAGGATTTGCAAATCTGGAGAGAAGAGCAGGAATATTGCTATCCGGAGTTGATAGTGAAGGGGCATCACTTCTTCACGGGGATCTGTGGTCAGGGAATTATATCTGTAATACCCGTGACGAAGCTGTTCTTATTGACCCTGCTGTTTACTACGGGCACAGAGAGGCAGACCTTGCAATGACGAGACTTTTTGGATACTTTCCCCCAGATTTTTATAACGCCTACAACAGTGAGTACCCTCTCTTGGATGGATGGCAAGAGAGAGAGAGGGTGTATCAGCTGTACCACCTGATGAACCATCTTAATTTGTTTGGGACCGGCTACCTTGGAGAGGTGGAGAGGCTTATTTCATCTGTGTAA
- the guaC gene encoding GMP reductase — translation MRIEYDIKLGFKDVMFRPKRSTLKSRSQVKLERTFRLLHNKTEWTGVPVMAANMDTVGTFEMALALFKHKMFTAIHKHYSLQEWREFMTKAPAGIENFIAVSTGTSSVDFDKLVNVVNENPQLRFICIDVANGYSEHFVAFLKKVRKQFVDKVIIAGNVVTGEMVEELLLSGADIIKVGIGPGSVCTTRVKTGVGYPQLSAIIECADAAHGLGGLIISDGGCSTPGDVAKAFGAGADFVMLGGMFAGHDESGGEIMEKNGEKVKIFYGMSSATAMKKHSGGVAEYRASEGKTVTVPYRGKVDETVLDILGGVRSTCTYVGASQLKELSKRTTFIRVEEQENQVYSKA, via the coding sequence ATGAGAATAGAATATGATATAAAACTGGGTTTCAAGGATGTGATGTTCCGTCCTAAAAGATCGACACTTAAGAGTCGCTCTCAGGTTAAATTAGAGAGAACTTTCAGGCTCCTGCACAATAAGACCGAATGGACAGGGGTGCCTGTGATGGCTGCAAATATGGATACTGTGGGCACTTTTGAGATGGCACTTGCCCTATTTAAACATAAAATGTTCACTGCTATCCATAAACACTACTCTCTGCAGGAGTGGCGGGAGTTTATGACTAAAGCTCCGGCAGGAATTGAGAATTTTATCGCTGTAAGTACAGGAACTTCAAGTGTTGACTTTGATAAGCTTGTAAATGTGGTTAATGAAAACCCTCAGTTAAGGTTTATCTGCATTGATGTTGCAAATGGTTACTCAGAGCACTTTGTTGCCTTTTTGAAGAAGGTGAGAAAGCAGTTTGTTGATAAGGTTATTATTGCCGGAAACGTTGTTACCGGTGAGATGGTTGAGGAGCTGCTCCTTTCCGGTGCCGATATTATAAAAGTGGGCATTGGCCCGGGGTCGGTTTGTACAACCAGAGTAAAGACAGGAGTGGGTTATCCCCAGCTCTCTGCCATTATTGAGTGCGCCGATGCTGCTCATGGCCTTGGAGGTCTTATCATCAGCGATGGTGGTTGCTCAACTCCGGGAGATGTTGCGAAGGCATTTGGTGCCGGAGCCGATTTCGTGATGCTTGGCGGAATGTTTGCCGGTCACGATGAGAGTGGCGGAGAGATTATGGAGAAGAACGGGGAGAAGGTGAAGATATTCTATGGAATGAGTTCGGCAACGGCAATGAAAAAGCATTCAGGGGGTGTGGCCGAATATCGGGCCAGCGAAGGGAAGACAGTTACTGTCCCTTACAGAGGAAAAGTTGATGAAACTGTCCTTGATATACTTGGAGGGGTCAGAAGTACATGTACATATGTGGGTGCATCTCAGCTTAAAGAGCTTTCAAAACGCACTACATTCATAAGGGTTGAGGAGCAGGAGAATCAGGTCTACTCAAAGGCCTAG
- a CDS encoding DUF2461 domain-containing protein, with protein MKKVLEFLNNLQQNNYREWFEDNKPVYKEAQAIFNDTVNKLIAGISSFDPSIAKLSAKDCTFRIYRDVRFSKDKNPYKTHMGAFISPYGRGSGYSGYYFHVEAEGANYIGGNILSTGVYRPEPAALKSIREEIFLNGDEFQETIFKANNFKIETGEALKRVPGGYPSEFKYADYLKLKNYFLTRYVDDSWMTSPDLIERSVQEYRTTKEFHDLLNKAISYAFEKD; from the coding sequence ATGAAAAAAGTATTGGAATTTCTTAATAATCTTCAGCAAAACAACTACAGAGAGTGGTTTGAAGATAACAAACCTGTGTACAAAGAGGCACAGGCGATTTTTAACGATACAGTAAATAAGCTTATTGCCGGTATCTCTTCATTCGACCCGTCAATTGCTAAACTTTCAGCAAAAGATTGTACTTTCAGGATATACAGAGATGTTCGGTTTTCAAAAGACAAGAACCCCTATAAGACCCATATGGGTGCATTTATATCACCCTACGGAAGAGGGAGCGGGTACTCCGGATACTATTTCCATGTTGAGGCCGAGGGTGCTAATTATATAGGAGGCAACATCCTGAGCACTGGTGTTTACAGACCGGAACCGGCTGCGCTTAAAAGCATACGCGAAGAGATATTCCTGAACGGAGACGAATTTCAGGAGACCATTTTTAAAGCAAATAACTTTAAGATTGAGACAGGCGAGGCACTAAAAAGGGTACCCGGCGGATACCCCTCAGAATTCAAATATGCAGATTATCTTAAGCTAAAAAACTACTTCCTCACCAGGTACGTTGACGACAGCTGGATGACCTCACCTGACCTTATTGAAAGATCTGTTCAAGAGTACAGGACCACTAAAGAGTTCCACGACCTGCTAAACAAAGCAATCAGCTACGCTTTTGAGAAGGATTAA
- a CDS encoding beta-mannosidase → MRNSILYIALIALLTLLSCTKGERGKEFARVQDGKIILNGKPYYFMGTNMWYAAILASEGEGGDTLRLFRELDFLKELGLENIRVLVGAEGERGVHSKIEPILQPSPGVYNDTLLKGLDRLMVELAKRDMTAVLYLGNSWEWSGGYSQYLMWSGEEKAPIPAIAGWIPFRDYVAKFVYCDSCKDMFAKHVRFIVSRENSITGKPYTEDPAIFSWQVANEPRAFSKEGKEKFYDWVTSVASLIKSIDSNHMVSTGSEGLYGCEVDMELFEKIHSYPDIDYLNMHIWPYNWGWASKDSILEKLPYSIDETEKYIESHIQIAEKLNKPLVLEEFGYPRDGFLFDRRGTVEARDRYFGFIAERVKKSSAVGGALAGANFWGWGGFADTLSGRFDWRSGDPYSGDPAQEPQGLYSVFASDTTTLEVIKRFGRTSF, encoded by the coding sequence ATGAGAAACTCAATATTGTATATCGCCCTTATTGCTCTTTTGACTCTGTTAAGTTGTACAAAAGGAGAGAGGGGTAAGGAGTTTGCCAGGGTTCAGGATGGTAAGATTATTCTCAATGGCAAACCATACTATTTTATGGGAACCAATATGTGGTATGCTGCTATACTAGCTTCTGAAGGCGAGGGTGGAGATACATTACGCCTCTTCAGAGAACTGGATTTTTTAAAAGAGCTGGGGCTGGAAAATATCAGGGTACTTGTTGGAGCTGAGGGTGAGAGGGGGGTGCACTCAAAAATTGAGCCTATACTTCAGCCATCTCCGGGAGTATACAACGATACTCTACTTAAAGGTCTTGACAGGCTTATGGTGGAGTTGGCAAAGAGAGATATGACTGCAGTGCTTTACCTGGGAAACTCATGGGAGTGGTCAGGCGGATATTCTCAATATCTAATGTGGTCAGGCGAGGAGAAGGCACCCATTCCCGCTATTGCCGGATGGATTCCTTTCAGAGATTATGTTGCAAAATTTGTATATTGCGACTCTTGCAAAGATATGTTTGCAAAACATGTCAGATTCATCGTATCCAGAGAGAATAGCATTACAGGAAAACCATATACTGAGGACCCCGCCATATTCTCGTGGCAGGTTGCAAACGAGCCCAGAGCATTTTCCAAAGAGGGGAAAGAGAAATTTTATGATTGGGTTACAAGTGTTGCCTCTCTTATTAAATCCATTGATTCAAACCATATGGTCTCAACCGGAAGCGAAGGCTTGTACGGCTGTGAGGTTGATATGGAGCTCTTTGAAAAGATTCATTCATATCCGGATATTGATTATCTTAATATGCACATCTGGCCATATAACTGGGGATGGGCTTCAAAAGATAGTATTCTGGAGAAACTGCCATACTCTATTGATGAAACTGAGAAATATATTGAGAGTCACATTCAGATTGCTGAAAAGCTCAATAAACCACTGGTTCTTGAGGAGTTTGGCTATCCAAGGGATGGTTTCCTGTTTGACAGGAGAGGCACAGTGGAGGCGAGGGATAGATATTTCGGCTTTATAGCTGAGAGAGTTAAAAAGAGCTCCGCTGTAGGGGGAGCTCTTGCCGGGGCTAACTTCTGGGGATGGGGAGGTTTTGCCGATACTCTTTCAGGCCGGTTTGACTGGCGAAGTGGTGACCCTTACTCCGGTGATCCGGCTCAGGAGCCTCAGGGACTTTACTCTGTCTTTGCCTCAGATACCACTACTCTTGAGGTAATAAAGCGATTCGGCCGTACATCCTTCTGA
- a CDS encoding transglutaminase domain-containing protein, which produces MNRLQGFSALIFLSTFLVFSCSDSVLNNDFKAKRLLVKDRDLFSVVDTIENRELREAVKFLYAYMPLGDICDYDGSLYIEAAKVALSTKTSTEWGPSTPDYLFRHFVLPLRVNNESLDSSRRLINRELMPRLKGLTAEQAILEVNHWCHEYVIYSPSDERTSSPLATMRNGEGRCGEESVFTVSALRAVGIPARQVYTPRWAHTDDNHAWVEAWANGKWHYIGACEPEPLLDMAWFSTSATRALLMHSRVFGKYNGPEEIIEQTETYAEINVTENYAPVSRISLTVTDSLGNSADGAVVEFCIYNYSEFWPALRTISDSQGTAKAIMGRGDILVRAYKGDMFGIVKISPNNDLLLDTVILDKKFGDEFIFESDIVPPSEGSVKREVTPEQILHNKIRLAEEDSIRIKRLRNYPGNSPEIERFRNEIPENKKHIGEIILASLSVKDFKDTPFNVLKDHLVNIEEATTDSYIISPRIGRELLTPWRGYLLNIPGADKLKMNPKGIERLVSSIKVENRYNPQSIPISPDGVWRLGVADSYSRDLFFVALCRTFGVAARLNPVTSIPEYKSEERWIKARFSTSDNADMINSHREGTLSLTYEGGVVEDPKFETHFTVSKVEQNRFKVLSFRNREGFEGTSSLISVFGEDGKLSLDAGYYLLTSGTRMADGKILTRMQFFNIKTGKSSEVPLILREDKEDLRVLANIGVDESIVERCGRGYFILVFLKFGDEPGNHIFSDIVKYSKEFNDWGRGVLFIYPDSNSLNSAVRKSRDLDIPSNFMFIDDPSGELLNSTAASLGFSEEVPSPLVVVADTFGRVVHFAGGYSIGTGERLIKITRRL; this is translated from the coding sequence ATGAATAGGTTACAAGGTTTTTCGGCATTAATTTTTTTATCAACATTTTTAGTTTTTTCTTGTTCGGATAGTGTTCTGAACAACGATTTTAAAGCAAAGAGGTTGCTGGTTAAAGACCGGGACCTCTTTTCTGTTGTAGATACAATTGAAAACAGGGAGCTGAGAGAGGCGGTTAAATTTCTCTACGCATATATGCCTCTTGGAGATATTTGTGACTATGACGGCTCTCTTTATATTGAGGCTGCAAAGGTTGCACTCTCTACTAAAACATCTACAGAGTGGGGCCCTTCTACTCCGGATTATCTTTTCCGCCACTTTGTTCTTCCACTCAGAGTTAATAATGAATCTTTGGATAGCTCAAGGAGATTAATTAACAGAGAACTAATGCCCAGACTCAAAGGGCTTACTGCGGAGCAGGCGATACTGGAGGTAAATCACTGGTGTCACGAATATGTAATTTATTCTCCTAGCGACGAGAGGACATCCTCACCTCTTGCCACCATGAGGAATGGGGAGGGCAGATGCGGAGAGGAGTCAGTTTTTACTGTGTCGGCATTAAGGGCAGTTGGAATTCCTGCCAGGCAGGTCTATACTCCAAGGTGGGCCCACACAGACGACAATCATGCGTGGGTTGAGGCTTGGGCAAATGGAAAGTGGCATTATATCGGGGCGTGTGAACCCGAGCCTCTACTTGATATGGCTTGGTTCTCCACATCAGCAACAAGAGCTCTTTTAATGCACTCAAGAGTTTTTGGGAAATACAATGGTCCTGAGGAGATAATTGAACAAACCGAGACCTATGCTGAGATAAATGTTACAGAAAACTATGCTCCTGTCTCAAGAATTTCTTTAACCGTTACTGATAGTCTGGGTAATTCTGCTGATGGGGCAGTTGTGGAATTTTGCATATACAATTATTCAGAATTTTGGCCTGCGCTCAGAACCATCAGTGATTCACAAGGTACTGCCAAAGCCATTATGGGAAGGGGTGATATTCTTGTCCGAGCTTACAAAGGAGATATGTTTGGAATTGTTAAAATATCTCCGAATAATGATTTGCTTTTGGACACAGTTATATTGGACAAGAAATTTGGTGATGAGTTCATTTTTGAGTCGGATATTGTTCCTCCCTCTGAGGGTAGTGTAAAGAGAGAGGTTACGCCTGAGCAAATTCTACATAATAAAATCCGATTAGCTGAAGAGGATTCAATAAGGATTAAGAGATTAAGAAATTATCCGGGGAACAGCCCTGAGATAGAGAGATTCAGAAACGAAATACCGGAAAATAAAAAGCATATTGGGGAGATTATTCTAGCCTCTCTCTCTGTTAAGGATTTCAAGGATACGCCTTTTAATGTTCTTAAAGATCATTTAGTTAACATAGAAGAGGCTACAACGGACAGCTATATAATATCTCCACGGATTGGAAGGGAGCTGCTTACTCCCTGGAGGGGTTATCTCCTCAATATTCCGGGAGCGGATAAATTAAAAATGAATCCAAAGGGAATTGAGAGGCTTGTATCATCAATTAAAGTTGAAAACAGATATAATCCTCAGAGTATACCAATTTCTCCGGACGGGGTTTGGAGGCTTGGCGTTGCTGACTCTTATTCTAGGGATCTCTTTTTTGTTGCTCTGTGCAGAACATTTGGAGTGGCTGCGAGGCTTAATCCTGTAACATCAATACCTGAGTACAAATCTGAAGAGAGATGGATAAAAGCAAGATTCAGTACTTCAGACAACGCAGATATGATTAATTCACACAGAGAGGGAACGTTGTCACTTACTTATGAAGGGGGGGTGGTAGAAGATCCAAAATTTGAGACTCACTTTACTGTCTCAAAGGTTGAACAAAACAGGTTTAAAGTGCTTTCATTCAGAAACAGAGAGGGCTTTGAGGGGACTAGCTCTCTGATAAGTGTTTTTGGAGAGGATGGGAAACTCTCCTTAGATGCCGGATACTATCTTCTTACCAGTGGAACGAGGATGGCTGATGGCAAGATACTGACCAGGATGCAGTTCTTTAACATAAAAACAGGAAAGAGCTCTGAGGTCCCGCTAATCTTAAGGGAGGACAAAGAGGATTTAAGAGTATTGGCAAATATAGGTGTTGACGAATCAATAGTTGAGAGGTGCGGCAGGGGCTATTTTATTCTTGTCTTTTTAAAATTTGGCGATGAACCCGGAAACCATATCTTTTCAGATATTGTAAAGTATAGTAAAGAGTTTAATGATTGGGGCAGAGGTGTTCTCTTTATTTATCCTGATAGCAATTCTCTTAATTCAGCTGTTAGAAAGAGCAGGGACCTTGACATACCTTCAAACTTCATGTTTATTGATGATCCTTCAGGCGAGCTTTTAAACTCAACGGCGGCATCTTTAGGTTTTTCAGAAGAGGTACCATCACCTCTTGTAGTAGTTGCTGATACATTTGGAAGAGTTGTTCACTTTGCCGGGGGGTACTCTATAGGTACAGGTGAAAGACTTATCAAAATTACCAGAAGATTATGA
- a CDS encoding OsmC family protein translates to MADSRFRVKAHSESPTKTIVKARQFEIIVDEPAELGGTDLGANPVEYVLAAFAGCLNVMAHVIAKELNFELRGVEIDLYGDLNPARLFGMSFDERAGYKQIVVTLKPDTDADEATLAKWAEKIEDRCPVSDNLQHPTPVKIEVKKQK, encoded by the coding sequence ATGGCAGATTCAAGATTCAGGGTAAAAGCACACAGTGAAAGCCCTACAAAGACAATAGTAAAAGCAAGACAATTCGAGATAATAGTAGATGAACCGGCAGAGCTGGGAGGGACAGATCTTGGAGCTAATCCGGTGGAGTATGTACTTGCAGCATTTGCAGGATGTCTCAATGTTATGGCCCATGTAATAGCTAAAGAGTTGAATTTTGAGCTCAGAGGTGTAGAGATAGATCTTTACGGAGACCTAAATCCTGCAAGACTATTTGGGATGAGTTTTGATGAAAGAGCGGGCTACAAGCAAATTGTTGTCACTCTAAAACCTGACACAGATGCTGATGAGGCAACTCTTGCAAAGTGGGCTGAGAAAATTGAAGACAGATGCCCTGTAAGCGACAACTTACAGCATCCAACCCCAGTAAAGATTGAGGTTAAAAAACAAAAATAA
- a CDS encoding serine hydrolase domain-containing protein, with protein MFKYLTLFAAFSILISSGIYSQERVKEIVKEAGIPLIQIAFLEGRQVRNFEISTVDSIVPRVDNSSVFQAASLSKPIFAYIVIKMASRGEINLDEPLVNYTDPGRFENIELASKLTARIVLSHKSGLPNWSSSPSSAEWPASKIFFKFKPDSAFTYSGEAYAFLQRAVENIKGKGLEEIAREEVFKPLGMTSSSYLWMDKFDSLAVPGFTREGVNRGVGNFPRANSAYTLRTNATDYMKFLMALTDGKEIGKRWRDIILTPVVNAVRYPERPRDCDNKIFWGLGVGIERNPELGDLLFHWGDNGNFKALFLISSKNRVQHKRILVYFTNSAAGHDIIDKISKHFFGNRESVAIHDWVLK; from the coding sequence ATGTTTAAATATCTTACTCTATTTGCAGCCTTTTCGATTTTAATATCTTCAGGGATTTATTCACAGGAGAGGGTTAAAGAGATAGTAAAAGAGGCGGGAATACCATTAATACAAATAGCCTTTTTGGAAGGCAGACAGGTCAGGAACTTTGAAATTTCTACTGTAGACAGTATAGTACCACGGGTGGATAATTCATCTGTTTTTCAGGCAGCCTCTCTTAGTAAGCCGATATTTGCATATATAGTCATTAAAATGGCAAGCAGAGGAGAGATAAATCTTGATGAACCGCTGGTAAATTATACAGATCCCGGAAGGTTTGAGAATATTGAATTAGCATCTAAACTTACAGCCAGGATAGTCCTCAGCCATAAAAGCGGGCTGCCAAACTGGTCATCCTCACCAAGCTCTGCCGAGTGGCCGGCATCAAAGATCTTTTTTAAATTTAAACCGGATTCTGCATTTACATATTCCGGAGAGGCTTATGCATTTCTTCAGAGAGCTGTGGAGAACATCAAAGGAAAGGGGCTGGAGGAGATAGCCCGGGAGGAGGTTTTTAAACCTCTTGGTATGACCTCCTCGTCCTATTTGTGGATGGATAAATTTGATTCGCTTGCAGTACCAGGGTTTACCAGGGAGGGTGTTAACCGGGGTGTAGGGAATTTCCCCAGAGCAAATTCTGCTTATACCTTAAGAACTAATGCAACTGATTATATGAAGTTTCTGATGGCCCTGACTGATGGAAAAGAAATTGGTAAAAGGTGGAGAGATATTATTTTGACACCTGTTGTAAATGCAGTTAGATATCCAGAAAGGCCAAGAGATTGTGATAATAAAATATTCTGGGGACTTGGTGTGGGCATTGAGAGAAATCCTGAACTGGGAGATCTTCTCTTCCATTGGGGGGACAATGGTAACTTCAAGGCACTCTTCTTGATTTCCTCCAAAAATAGAGTGCAGCATAAGAGAATTCTAGTCTATTTTACAAATAGCGCTGCCGGCCATGATATAATAGACAAGATATCAAAGCACTTTTTTGGAAACAGGGAGAGCGTTGCAATACACGACTGGGTACTTAAATAA
- a CDS encoding family 20 glycosylhydrolase, with amino-acid sequence MKNYLTAILFTIALIFSAKSIFATNLSSEASPVRAKLDSLLPVRGFCIALPTPDRMDEFINFIETELAPRAVNTLVLRVEYKYKWKSRPELIDTLALSKREIKRLLKVCEKHNIKMIPLIDLLGHQSGRGGLNKLLSTYPQFEETPSELSNDPSRLPMNGFNMRSYCPNHPEVHNVVFDVVDEICDVFDSDTFHAGMDEVFDIGNDRCPRCAGKDKAELFAQEVWTIRNHLASKGRKMWLWGDRLLDGRTIGLGRWEGSYNNTHRAIDMIPKDVTVCDWHYERADVTAALFAMKGIDVMTCPWRNPQAAVLQVEDMVRFRKNTAKVMQPRFRGVMHTVWSNVGTFLDGFYGKTTDNTQGNQTPWEAFRRMYGRIALLPQE; translated from the coding sequence ATGAAAAATTATCTGACAGCAATTCTTTTTACAATTGCTTTAATTTTCTCCGCAAAGAGTATTTTCGCGACAAATTTATCGTCAGAAGCTTCACCTGTAAGAGCTAAGCTTGACTCTCTGCTACCGGTAAGAGGCTTTTGTATTGCTCTGCCTACACCCGACAGAATGGACGAATTTATAAATTTTATAGAGACTGAACTAGCCCCAAGAGCGGTAAACACCCTAGTTCTCAGAGTTGAATACAAATACAAATGGAAGAGCAGACCTGAGCTCATTGACACTCTCGCTCTCTCAAAGCGGGAAATTAAGAGACTCCTGAAAGTTTGCGAAAAACACAACATAAAGATGATTCCCCTAATTGATCTTCTCGGCCACCAGTCCGGGAGGGGTGGTCTCAACAAGCTGCTCTCAACATATCCTCAATTTGAGGAGACTCCTTCAGAGTTAAGCAATGACCCATCAAGGCTTCCAATGAATGGATTTAATATGAGAAGCTACTGTCCCAACCATCCGGAGGTTCACAATGTAGTATTTGATGTTGTTGACGAAATATGTGATGTTTTTGATTCCGATACATTCCACGCCGGAATGGATGAGGTTTTTGACATTGGAAACGACAGATGCCCTCGCTGTGCAGGCAAAGACAAAGCCGAATTGTTTGCTCAGGAGGTTTGGACAATTAGAAACCACCTTGCCTCAAAGGGACGAAAAATGTGGCTGTGGGGAGACAGGCTCCTGGACGGAAGAACCATCGGCCTTGGAAGATGGGAGGGAAGCTACAACAATACCCACAGGGCTATTGATATGATACCCAAGGATGTTACAGTTTGCGACTGGCATTATGAGAGGGCAGATGTAACAGCAGCCCTATTTGCAATGAAAGGAATAGATGTTATGACTTGTCCGTGGAGAAACCCTCAGGCTGCAGTACTCCAGGTGGAGGATATGGTAAGATTCCGCAAGAATACAGCCAAAGTTATGCAACCAAGATTCAGGGGTGTCATGCACACAGTTTGGTCAAATGTTGGAACATTTCTGGATGGTTTCTACGGAAAAACTACAGATAATACTCAGGGAAATCAGACACCATGGGAGGCATTCAGAAGGATGTACGGCCGAATCGCTTTATTACCTCAAGAGTAG
- a CDS encoding pantothenate kinase, which produces MIIGIDIGSTTTKAVAVEGGKILTTVKTRAFDSVTSATGALGKMILENNFNISSIEKIIITGAGSININKEIFGITTHKIDEIHAIGLGGMFLAKRDPVVIANIGTGTSVIEASKERILHLGGTGVGGGTITGLSKELIKTSDFDNIIRLAEKGNLDQVDLLIGDISEKEISFLDKTATAANFGKMLDTAQKEDIAIGIMNMVFQVIGVISVFAARSRHANCVLVTGNGSRNQIGQRVLEGISRMYKIKFEFPPDAEYATAIGAALSEN; this is translated from the coding sequence ATGATTATAGGCATAGACATAGGAAGTACTACCACTAAAGCGGTAGCTGTTGAGGGTGGAAAAATTCTCACAACAGTAAAAACCAGAGCATTTGATTCGGTAACTTCAGCCACCGGCGCACTTGGAAAAATGATTTTGGAGAACAATTTTAATATCTCGTCAATTGAGAAGATTATAATTACCGGTGCGGGGTCAATTAATATCAACAAAGAGATTTTTGGAATAACAACTCACAAGATTGATGAGATTCATGCTATTGGCCTTGGGGGTATGTTTCTTGCCAAGAGAGACCCTGTTGTTATAGCTAATATCGGAACGGGAACCTCAGTTATAGAAGCTTCAAAAGAGAGAATTCTCCATCTTGGTGGAACCGGAGTTGGAGGGGGTACTATAACCGGTCTCTCAAAGGAGCTGATAAAAACTTCAGACTTTGACAATATTATAAGGCTTGCTGAGAAGGGTAACCTGGATCAGGTTGATTTGCTTATTGGAGACATATCGGAGAAGGAGATCAGTTTTCTGGATAAAACGGCAACAGCTGCTAATTTTGGAAAGATGCTGGACACTGCACAGAAGGAGGATATTGCCATAGGTATAATGAATATGGTTTTTCAGGTTATTGGAGTAATTTCTGTTTTTGCTGCAAGAAGCAGACATGCGAATTGTGTGCTTGTGACCGGAAACGGGAGCAGAAATCAGATTGGTCAGCGAGTTTTAGAGGGTATTTCCAGGATGTACAAAATTAAATTTGAGTTTCCTCCGGATGCTGAGTATGCAACAGCAATAGGAGCAGCTTTAAGTGAGAATTGA